From the Actinopolymorpha singaporensis genome, the window TCGTCCCCGACGGCTGGCACCTGGTCGTGCACGAGCCGACGGGCATGGTCGTGGCGACCGGCATGTCGCAGCGCCGGCCGGTGCCCGATCTGTATCCGAACGGTCACGAGGTCGGCTGGATCGCCGCGCACCCGGACCACAGCGGCCGGGGACTCGGGCGAGCGGTCACCGCCGCGGCGACGGCGCGCCTGGTCGAGCTGGGGGCGAAGTGTGTCTACCTGCAGACCGACGACTTCCGGCTTCCGGCGTTGCACACGTACCTCCGGCTCGGTTTCCGTCCGCACCTGTGGGCGGCCGGGATGGTCGAGCGGTGGCGGGAGATCTGCGAGCGGCTGGGAGAGCCGCTCCAGCCCGCCGAGTGGCCGGTCGAGGGTTGACCCGTGCCGAGCGCGCACGGCCCGGCCCGGCTCGCCGAACTCCCGCTGGGCGCGATCCGGCCCACGGGCTGGCTGGCCGACCAGTTGCGGCTGCAGGCCGACGGCCAGACCGGGCAACTGGAGAACGTCTGGCCCGACGTCGGGCCGGACAGCGCCTGGCTCGGCGGTGACGGCGAGGGCTGGGAGCGCGGGCCCTACTACCTCGACGGTCTCGTGCCGCTGGCGTACATCCTCGACGACGCCGACCTGAAAGCCAGGGCGCAGAAGTGGGTCGAGGCCATCCTGGCCGGCCAGGGCGACGACGGTCAGTTCGGGCCGGCCGGCGACGACTGGTGGCCGCGAATGGTGGCGCTGAAGGTTCTCACGCAGTACGCCGACGCCACCGGCGACGAACGCGTGCCGGCGTTCCTGCGCAGGTACTTCACCTTCCAGGCGAGGAACCTGCCGCAGCGTCCGCTGCACGGCTGGGGACGCGCACGTGGCGCGGACAACGTCCTGTCCGTCATGTGGCTGTACGACCGAACGGGGGAGGAGTGGCTGCTCGACCTGGCTCGGCTCTTGCTTGCCCAGACCCACGACTGGGCGACGTTCCTCACCCGTGACCTGCCCGCCGGGCCCGCGCCGGCGTTTCGCCACCTGACGCACGGAGTCAATGTCGCGATGGGCATGAAGACGCCCGCCGTGGCCGCGTTGCTCGACGACGCCGTTGACGACGCCGCTGGAGGGGGCCGACGCGCGGAGCAGATCCGGCAGATGCTGGCCAACCTGATGCGCCTGCACGGACTCGTGCACGGCTGCTTCTCAGGCGACGAGTGGCTCGGCGGCCGTGAGCCCCACCACGGCGTGGAGACCTGCCTGGTGGTCGAGTTGATGTTCAGCCTCGAGCAACTGGTGCGGATCCTCGGTGACGGGAGCCACGCCGACCTGCTGGAGCAGATCGCCTTCAACCTCCTCGCGGCCAGCAGCGACGCGCGCATGCTCGCGCACCAGTACCACCAGCAGGCCAACCAGGTGCTGGTCTCCTTCGCCGACCGCGACTGGAGCTTCAGCGGACCCGACGCCAACGTCTTCGGCCTCGAACCCCACTTCGGCTGCTGCACCGCCAACCTCCACCAGGGCTGGCCGAAGTTCGCCCGGTCGCTGTGGATGCGGGCCGGCGACCGGACCCTGGCTGCCGTCGCCTACGCGCCGTGCCGGGTCGACGCTGAGTTGGGCGGGCGTCCGGTACGACTGGACGTACGCACCGGCTACCCCTTCGACGACGTGGTGGAGATCGGGGTTTCCACGGCGGTGACGCACGAGTTCGCGCTGCGGCTGCGGATCCCGGGCTGGTGCCGGGAACCGAGCCTGACCGTGGGGCAGGAGCCGCTCCCCACGACGCCGGACGACGACGGCTACGTCACGGTGCGGCGCGCGTGGGCCGACGGCGATGTCGTCCGCCTCGGGCTGCCGATGCGGTTGCGGACCGTGCCGCGGGACAACGGCGCGGTCGGCTTCCGGCTCGGCCCGCTGGTGCTCGTACACGCGGTCGGTGAGATCTGGCGCCCGGTGCCCGACCACGCCGGGCTCGCCGAGTGGGAGATCACCCCCCGCACGTTCTGGAACCTCGGCGCCTGGGTGGACGACCCCGCCGGCATCGAGTCGTGGCCGGTCGAGCGCCGACCCGTCGGACCGGTGCCGTACGACGTGGACGCGGCTCCGGTCGTGGTACGCGGCCGCGGAGCGTCGCTGCGCCGGTGGCGGATGCGGGACAACTCGGCGGGCCCGCCGCCGGCGAGTCCGGTCGCCACCCGGGCGCCGGTGATGGAGCTGCGGTTGCTGCCCTACGGCTCGGCCCGGCTCCGGGTGGCCGAGCTGCCCACCGTGACCGTGACGCCCGAGCCCGACGACGACTGAGCCGCCGCCGTCAGGGTGCCGCGAGCAGCGACCCGGTCCGGAGCAGGTTGGTGTTCTCTCAGTGCCGACGGTGGCGTTTCAGACCGTGAGTGACAGCCAGACGTCCGGCGGAATCTGCGGCTTGCCCGGCACCGGCCGGCGTTCCTCGGCCCAGGCGTCGCCCACCGCCTCGGTGGCGACCCGCCGCCAGAACCTCGCCGCTCCGGGGTTCTCCTCCTGGAACGGAATCTCCCACTTGCCGGGGTGCAGACGGAGCAGGCGGAGCGCGACGGCGTGCCCCACACCACGGCGGCGTACCGCCCGCACGACGAAGAACTCGCCCATCAGCCGGCGGTCGTCCTTCAGGCCGCGCACCAGCGCGAACCCGGCCGGTCCGCGGTCGTGCAGAACGAGGTAGCCACACCGGTCCGGGTCGTCGAAGTAGTCGGGGACCCGGGTCCACGTGAACAGGCCCGCGGCGTCGGGCATCGTGCCGCGGAACTCCGACAGGTCGTGCGCGTACAGCTGCCACAGCCGGTCGATCGTGGGCCGGTCCTCGTCCGTCATCCGGCGCAGCGTGATGGAGGTGTCGTTCACCGGCTCACCATACGGAAGCTTCCGCGGTCGTGTGCACGGCGGCACTGACGTGGTGTCGGTGGTCGCTGCTATACCGAGTCCTCCATGGTTCGCCGGCCATGGATCTCCTGCCGACCACGGAGGAAGCGATGAACGAACGGCCGGGTACGCCGACCACCGAAGGGCATTCCGTCGAGTGGGCGCTCGCCGTGCTCGGGCGTGACCTTCCGCCAGGGCTCGGCCGGGTGCGCCGCCATC encodes:
- a CDS encoding GNAT family N-acetyltransferase — encoded protein: MGAEDGLTEGGAPEQLRMLWPAGEAPAAEATQLPDGYALRQGRADQDVPAFRELMTRVELGTWDDDKLTEVLESVVPDGWHLVVHEPTGMVVATGMSQRRPVPDLYPNGHEVGWIAAHPDHSGRGLGRAVTAAATARLVELGAKCVYLQTDDFRLPALHTYLRLGFRPHLWAAGMVERWREICERLGEPLQPAEWPVEG
- a CDS encoding beta-L-arabinofuranosidase domain-containing protein, which translates into the protein MPSAHGPARLAELPLGAIRPTGWLADQLRLQADGQTGQLENVWPDVGPDSAWLGGDGEGWERGPYYLDGLVPLAYILDDADLKARAQKWVEAILAGQGDDGQFGPAGDDWWPRMVALKVLTQYADATGDERVPAFLRRYFTFQARNLPQRPLHGWGRARGADNVLSVMWLYDRTGEEWLLDLARLLLAQTHDWATFLTRDLPAGPAPAFRHLTHGVNVAMGMKTPAVAALLDDAVDDAAGGGRRAEQIRQMLANLMRLHGLVHGCFSGDEWLGGREPHHGVETCLVVELMFSLEQLVRILGDGSHADLLEQIAFNLLAASSDARMLAHQYHQQANQVLVSFADRDWSFSGPDANVFGLEPHFGCCTANLHQGWPKFARSLWMRAGDRTLAAVAYAPCRVDAELGGRPVRLDVRTGYPFDDVVEIGVSTAVTHEFALRLRIPGWCREPSLTVGQEPLPTTPDDDGYVTVRRAWADGDVVRLGLPMRLRTVPRDNGAVGFRLGPLVLVHAVGEIWRPVPDHAGLAEWEITPRTFWNLGAWVDDPAGIESWPVERRPVGPVPYDVDAAPVVVRGRGASLRRWRMRDNSAGPPPASPVATRAPVMELRLLPYGSARLRVAELPTVTVTPEPDDD
- a CDS encoding GNAT family N-acetyltransferase; translated protein: MNDTSITLRRMTDEDRPTIDRLWQLYAHDLSEFRGTMPDAAGLFTWTRVPDYFDDPDRCGYLVLHDRGPAGFALVRGLKDDRRLMGEFFVVRAVRRRGVGHAVALRLLRLHPGKWEIPFQEENPGAARFWRRVATEAVGDAWAEERRPVPGKPQIPPDVWLSLTV